In Streptomyces sp. P9-A4, a single window of DNA contains:
- a CDS encoding 2-oxo acid dehydrogenase subunit E2, translating to MSRSKREIPHFYLSTTVDMAAALEWMRARNRELPLSARLVPAALMLKAVALAVRKVPELNGHWVDDGFVPAEDVRLGVAVSLRGGGLAAPSLAHADTLSVDEVMAALKDLVARARGGRLRASETADPSLTVTNLGDLGVEAVFGVVYPPQVALVGLGRIVERPVAVNGLLGVRPVVTATLSADHRAATGARLLTTMDRLLQQPEEL from the coding sequence ATGAGCCGGTCCAAGCGGGAGATCCCGCATTTCTACCTCTCCACGACCGTGGACATGGCAGCGGCCCTGGAGTGGATGCGCGCCCGCAACCGCGAACTGCCCTTGTCCGCCCGCCTGGTGCCCGCCGCACTCATGCTCAAGGCCGTCGCGCTGGCGGTGCGGAAGGTGCCCGAGCTCAATGGGCATTGGGTCGACGACGGCTTCGTTCCGGCGGAGGACGTACGGCTGGGCGTCGCCGTCTCTCTGCGGGGCGGTGGTCTTGCCGCACCGTCCCTCGCCCATGCCGACACGCTCTCCGTGGACGAGGTGATGGCCGCGCTCAAGGACCTGGTGGCGCGGGCACGGGGCGGACGGCTCCGGGCGTCCGAGACCGCCGACCCCAGTCTCACCGTCACGAACCTCGGCGACCTGGGCGTCGAGGCCGTGTTCGGCGTCGTCTACCCGCCGCAGGTCGCGCTCGTCGGCCTCGGCCGGATCGTCGAGCGGCCGGTGGCCGTGAACGGGCTGCTGGGAGTACGCCCCGTGGTGACGGCGACGCTGTCCGCCGACCACCGAGCCGCCACCGGCGCACGCCTCCTGACCACCATGGACCGGCTCCTGCAACAACCGGAGGAACTGTGA
- a CDS encoding NADH-ubiquinone oxidoreductase-F iron-sulfur binding region domain-containing protein, translating into MAGRMPGELGGRMDALRELTARHGGRGGLLPAALERARSGTADGPGAWAPQVAAAAGLPAAAGLGPATFFADLAAPRGERHVRVCTATACFAARGGQHLAEVEQALGVRAGTADETGSTSLQTAHCLGYCYAGPAALDGALPRTGPDLADQLRGRAEPCAPDIPATDTTGAPVLLAGIVGGQSAWDVWRESVAGLRPEDVRGEIAVSGLRGRGGAGFPVADKWDAAVGRPDTVVVANGDEGDPGSYADRLLMEEDPERVLTGLALACFACGARRGIVLVRSEYPKAMARLRQEVERATEKGDLAASVEQAGARPFVEIVEGAGSYVAGEETALIARLEGARGCARPRPPYPTDHGLWDMPTVVNNVETLAAVPWIVAHGGASYARRGVPHETGTKLVCLSERFARPGAYETELGTPVEELVTRFGGGLKDGRELVALQIGGPLGGFLAGTALDVPLTTAALAEHGAALGHAGMVAFDAAVDPHELLRHIWEFAADESCGACSPCRIGTRRGLALAQGRTGPGESYGQLARLMGEASLCAFGRRVPAAVRSLARAYGPALEGWDP; encoded by the coding sequence ATGGCCGGTCGGATGCCCGGGGAGCTGGGCGGACGCATGGACGCGCTCCGTGAGCTGACCGCACGGCACGGAGGGCGCGGGGGGCTGCTGCCGGCCGCCCTGGAGCGCGCCAGGTCGGGTACCGCCGATGGGCCCGGGGCGTGGGCGCCCCAGGTCGCGGCCGCAGCCGGACTGCCGGCCGCCGCGGGGCTCGGCCCCGCCACCTTCTTCGCCGATCTCGCCGCTCCACGCGGTGAGCGGCACGTGCGGGTGTGCACCGCGACGGCGTGCTTCGCCGCGCGGGGTGGACAGCACCTGGCGGAGGTCGAACAGGCACTCGGAGTGAGGGCGGGCACGGCCGACGAGACGGGTTCGACCTCGTTGCAGACCGCGCACTGCCTCGGCTACTGCTACGCGGGTCCCGCCGCCCTCGACGGCGCCCTTCCCCGTACGGGCCCGGACCTGGCCGACCAACTCCGTGGGCGGGCGGAACCATGCGCGCCGGACATCCCCGCGACCGACACCACCGGGGCGCCCGTCCTGCTCGCCGGCATCGTCGGCGGGCAGTCCGCCTGGGACGTGTGGCGCGAGTCCGTGGCCGGGCTGCGACCCGAGGACGTACGGGGGGAGATCGCCGTCTCCGGGCTGCGCGGGCGCGGCGGCGCCGGATTCCCGGTGGCCGACAAGTGGGACGCGGCGGTGGGAAGGCCGGACACGGTCGTCGTCGCCAACGGGGACGAGGGCGACCCGGGCTCGTACGCCGACCGGCTGCTCATGGAGGAGGACCCCGAGCGCGTCCTCACGGGACTCGCCCTGGCCTGCTTCGCCTGCGGCGCCCGGCGCGGGATCGTCCTGGTGCGCTCCGAGTACCCGAAAGCCATGGCCCGGCTCCGGCAAGAGGTGGAGCGCGCGACGGAGAAGGGGGACCTGGCAGCCTCGGTCGAGCAGGCCGGTGCGCGGCCGTTCGTCGAGATCGTCGAAGGAGCCGGGTCCTATGTCGCGGGCGAGGAGACCGCCCTCATCGCCCGCCTCGAAGGCGCTCGCGGCTGCGCCCGCCCGCGGCCTCCCTACCCCACGGACCACGGCCTGTGGGACATGCCGACGGTGGTCAACAACGTGGAGACCCTGGCGGCCGTGCCCTGGATCGTCGCCCACGGCGGAGCTTCCTACGCCCGACGCGGAGTCCCGCACGAAACCGGCACCAAACTGGTCTGCCTGTCCGAACGGTTCGCCCGACCGGGGGCCTACGAGACCGAACTCGGCACTCCTGTAGAAGAGCTCGTCACCAGGTTCGGCGGTGGCCTCAAGGACGGCCGCGAGCTCGTCGCCCTCCAGATCGGCGGGCCCCTCGGTGGCTTCCTCGCCGGGACAGCGCTCGACGTCCCCCTGACCACGGCAGCGCTCGCCGAGCACGGCGCCGCCCTGGGGCACGCCGGCATGGTCGCCTTCGACGCCGCCGTCGACCCGCACGAACTCCTCCGGCACATCTGGGAGTTCGCCGCCGACGAGAGCTGCGGAGCCTGCTCGCCCTGCCGGATCGGCACCCGGCGAGGGCTCGCACTCGCGCAGGGCCGGACCGGGCCGGGGGAGTCCTACGGGCAACTGGCACGGCTGATGGGCGAGGCGAGTCTCTGCGCCTTCGGCCGCCGTGTGCCCGCCGCCGTCCGCAGCCTGGCCCGCGCCTACGGTCCGGCGCTGGAAGGATGGGACCCATGA
- a CDS encoding phosphopantetheine-binding protein produces the protein MNHDQAKAFVRQAVQRVVPDADFTGLDPGVSLRDTFEMDSLDFLEFVEALAERSGTELTEDDYPALDTWDGCAARLVAEAGASAQGRSG, from the coding sequence GTGAACCACGACCAGGCGAAGGCGTTCGTCCGGCAAGCCGTGCAGCGTGTCGTCCCCGACGCCGACTTCACCGGGCTCGATCCCGGCGTGTCCCTGCGGGACACGTTCGAGATGGATTCGCTGGACTTCCTCGAGTTCGTCGAAGCCCTCGCCGAACGCAGCGGTACGGAACTCACCGAGGACGACTATCCGGCCCTCGACACCTGGGACGGCTGCGCCGCTCGCCTGGTGGCCGAGGCCGGTGCGTCCGCACAGGGAAGGAGCGGATGA
- a CDS encoding ABC transporter ATP-binding protein, with product MEDMNAGQGLLVATGVRKIYRTGSVEVTALLDLDLLVRHGEMVAVMGPSGSGKTTLLNCLSGLDDIDAGRVEVDGHDLFAMSDAARTEHRAHTMGFVFQAFNLIPVFSAVENVELPLLLVGTRTREARRRALDMLDRVGLGHRVEHRPSEMSGGEQQRVTIARALAGRPAIVWADEPTGNLDSAMADQVMDLLCELNRDEGQTIVLVTHDSAIGARVPRLIRMHDGQLVDDVRRTVTDRAPIPDAPLG from the coding sequence ATGGAAGACATGAACGCCGGCCAGGGACTCCTCGTCGCCACCGGGGTCCGGAAGATCTACCGGACGGGCTCCGTGGAGGTCACGGCCCTGCTCGACCTGGATCTCCTCGTGCGCCACGGGGAGATGGTGGCGGTCATGGGACCGTCCGGCTCCGGGAAGACCACGCTCCTGAACTGTCTGTCCGGGCTCGACGACATCGACGCCGGCCGGGTGGAGGTCGACGGCCACGACCTGTTCGCGATGTCGGACGCGGCGCGCACCGAACACCGGGCCCACACCATGGGCTTCGTCTTCCAGGCGTTCAACCTCATCCCCGTCTTCTCCGCGGTGGAGAACGTCGAACTTCCCCTGCTCCTCGTGGGCACCCGGACGCGTGAAGCACGTCGCCGGGCGCTGGACATGCTTGACCGGGTGGGCCTCGGCCACCGGGTCGAGCACCGGCCGAGCGAGATGTCCGGGGGTGAACAACAGCGGGTGACCATCGCGCGCGCCCTCGCCGGCCGCCCGGCCATCGTGTGGGCGGACGAACCCACGGGCAATCTCGACAGCGCCATGGCCGACCAGGTCATGGACCTGCTGTGCGAGCTCAACCGGGACGAGGGCCAGACGATCGTCCTGGTCACCCACGACAGCGCCATCGGCGCGCGCGTCCCCCGACTGATCCGCATGCATGACGGGCAGCTGGTCGACGACGTCCGCCGGACCGTCACGGACCGAGCCCCGATCCCCGACGCCCCCTTGGGCTGA
- a CDS encoding CBS domain-containing protein encodes MRHRRIDRLMTREVVSVRGDTPFKEIVRTLSEHQVTAVPVVDGDGRVVGVVSEGDLLRKAADQAAAPSGMPAVPDLETWEEAKAEGTRAEELMSAPAVCTRPEWTVAEAARLMEVQGVKRLVVVDGDDHLLGIVSRRDLLAVYLREDDDIRREIVEDVLGDTLRLEATALAVEVHDGRVELGGKLPFRGMAPAIERMCATVDGVVSVSRTRLTYDVDDTERGGGRS; translated from the coding sequence ATGCGTCACCGCAGGATCGACCGGCTGATGACCCGTGAGGTGGTGAGCGTTCGCGGCGACACTCCGTTCAAGGAGATCGTCCGCACGCTCTCGGAGCACCAGGTGACCGCCGTACCCGTGGTGGACGGCGACGGCCGGGTCGTCGGGGTGGTGTCGGAGGGCGATCTGCTGCGCAAGGCCGCCGACCAGGCCGCCGCACCGAGTGGCATGCCGGCCGTTCCGGACCTGGAGACGTGGGAAGAGGCGAAGGCCGAGGGAACACGGGCCGAGGAGCTGATGTCGGCCCCCGCGGTGTGCACCCGCCCGGAGTGGACCGTGGCCGAGGCGGCACGGCTCATGGAGGTCCAGGGAGTCAAGCGGCTTGTCGTCGTCGACGGCGACGACCACCTGCTGGGCATCGTGAGCCGTCGCGACCTGTTGGCCGTCTACCTCCGCGAGGACGACGACATCCGCCGGGAGATCGTCGAGGACGTGCTCGGTGACACGCTGCGTCTCGAAGCGACCGCCCTTGCCGTCGAGGTGCACGACGGGCGGGTGGAGCTCGGCGGGAAGCTGCCCTTCCGGGGCATGGCGCCGGCGATCGAGCGCATGTGCGCCACGGTGGACGGCGTGGTCTCGGTCTCCCGCACCCGCCTCACGTACGACGTCGACGACACCGAACGAGGAGGTGGACGGTCATGA
- the fdhF gene encoding formate dehydrogenase subunit alpha, whose translation MTRLQVDGVPVELPAGASLLDAVRATGADLPTLCHDDRLRPAGSCRTCLVRADGRTVAACVTPATSGLTVDTADEGVRGLRRDAVALIASALPPHALADSARSELAEACRTLGIPADTAAGDPARGRDESHPYVHLDRDLCIACGRCVRMCADVQGTFALTLTGRGGDTVVAPGTGGPWAGSDCVSCGGCVDTCPTGAITQPGPGQGLTSRQAPHDRVRTTCGYCGVGCTLDVVVRENRVAAVLPARDGPVNRGHACVKGRFAYGYLSSAERLGEPLIRENGELRPATWDETVTRIADGLRAAVLDGGPDSVAAISSARATNEENYLVQKFLRTVIGTNNVDNCSRLCHAPSAAGLTASFGRAGGTDAFDDVETADCLLVVGANPVEAHPVVGARLLQRALAGASLIVADPRAVGLARHADVHLRPRPGTNVALFHSLAHVLVDEGMTDPGFLRDRATGLRELTDLLTDYPPERVARITGVPADDIRRAARLYGRAERPAVLYGLGVTEHLHGTDGVRTLANLPILRGAVGGIGRGFGISPLRGQNNVQGASDMGALPDLLPGYGRVTDPEARARAEAVWGRPVPPAPGLRIPEMFAAAREGRLRALWIIGEDVCATDPDSRRVAEALDACPLVVVNELFLGETARRADVVLPVASWLEKEGTFVNFDRRFQRVRQAVKPPGTARSDFEVVHAVADALGADLGCPTPAAALVECGRVTPLLAGLSHERLDREGAVPWPCPDPDRPGERTLYADEFATSDGRAHLSAAPYLPPGEEPDQDYPLVLVTGRRWAHYNSGSMTRRGGNLLLDPHDRLDLHPEDAARFGVRDGTPVIVESRHGQARLVARVGMELAPGQVFCAFHFPASGVNSLTSEHADTVTSCPEYKVTAVRLRRTVSED comes from the coding sequence ATGACCCGGCTCCAGGTCGACGGCGTTCCGGTCGAACTGCCCGCAGGGGCTTCACTTCTCGACGCGGTACGTGCCACCGGAGCCGACCTGCCCACCCTCTGCCACGACGACCGTCTCCGGCCGGCCGGCTCCTGCCGGACCTGCCTGGTGCGCGCCGACGGGCGGACCGTCGCCGCATGCGTCACGCCTGCCACATCGGGGCTCACCGTCGACACCGCCGACGAGGGCGTGCGCGGCCTGCGCCGGGACGCCGTCGCCCTCATCGCCTCGGCGCTCCCGCCGCACGCGCTCGCCGACAGCGCTCGGAGTGAACTGGCTGAGGCGTGCCGAACCCTGGGGATCCCCGCGGACACGGCGGCCGGTGACCCCGCGCGCGGCCGGGACGAGAGCCACCCGTACGTGCACCTCGACCGCGACCTGTGCATCGCGTGCGGGCGCTGTGTCCGCATGTGTGCGGACGTCCAGGGCACCTTCGCGCTCACCCTCACCGGACGCGGTGGCGACACGGTCGTCGCCCCGGGAACCGGCGGCCCATGGGCCGGCTCCGACTGCGTGTCCTGCGGCGGCTGTGTCGACACCTGTCCGACGGGGGCGATCACCCAGCCCGGGCCCGGTCAGGGCCTCACCTCGCGGCAGGCTCCCCATGACCGTGTGCGGACCACCTGCGGCTACTGCGGAGTCGGCTGCACCCTCGACGTCGTCGTCCGTGAGAACCGTGTCGCCGCTGTGCTCCCCGCCCGGGACGGGCCCGTCAACCGGGGCCACGCCTGCGTCAAGGGCCGTTTCGCGTACGGATACCTCAGCTCCGCCGAACGTCTCGGCGAGCCCCTGATCCGGGAGAACGGCGAACTACGACCGGCGACCTGGGACGAGACGGTGACCCGAATCGCCGACGGCCTGCGCGCGGCCGTCCTCGACGGCGGACCCGACTCGGTCGCCGCGATCTCCTCCGCCCGTGCCACCAACGAGGAGAACTACCTCGTACAGAAGTTCCTGCGGACCGTCATCGGCACCAACAACGTCGACAACTGCTCCCGCCTCTGCCACGCCCCGTCCGCCGCCGGACTCACCGCCTCCTTCGGACGCGCCGGCGGCACCGACGCCTTCGACGACGTCGAGACCGCCGACTGCCTCCTGGTCGTCGGCGCCAATCCCGTCGAAGCCCACCCCGTCGTCGGCGCCCGCCTCCTCCAGCGGGCACTTGCGGGCGCCTCCCTGATCGTGGCCGACCCCCGTGCTGTGGGCCTCGCTCGTCACGCCGACGTACACCTGCGTCCTCGCCCCGGTACGAACGTCGCCCTCTTCCACAGCCTCGCCCACGTCCTCGTCGACGAAGGCATGACCGACCCGGGCTTTCTCCGCGACCGGGCCACCGGACTGCGCGAACTCACCGACCTGCTGACCGACTACCCGCCCGAACGGGTCGCCAGGATCACCGGAGTCCCGGCCGACGACATCAGGAGAGCCGCCCGACTCTACGGCCGTGCCGAACGTCCGGCCGTCCTGTACGGGCTCGGTGTCACCGAGCATCTGCACGGCACCGACGGCGTACGTACCCTGGCGAACCTCCCCATCCTGCGCGGAGCCGTCGGAGGCATCGGCCGCGGGTTCGGCATCAGCCCCCTGCGCGGCCAGAACAACGTGCAAGGCGCCTCCGACATGGGCGCCCTGCCCGATCTGCTCCCCGGCTACGGCCGGGTCACCGACCCCGAGGCCCGCGCCCGCGCCGAGGCGGTGTGGGGCCGCCCGGTCCCACCAGCGCCAGGGCTGCGCATCCCCGAGATGTTCGCGGCGGCCCGGGAAGGCCGCCTGCGGGCGCTGTGGATCATCGGCGAGGACGTGTGCGCGACCGACCCCGACAGCCGACGCGTGGCCGAGGCCCTCGACGCCTGCCCGCTCGTCGTCGTCAACGAGCTCTTCCTCGGCGAGACCGCCCGGCGTGCCGATGTCGTCCTGCCCGTGGCCTCCTGGCTGGAGAAGGAGGGGACCTTCGTCAACTTCGACCGCCGCTTCCAGCGCGTACGGCAAGCGGTGAAACCGCCGGGCACGGCACGGTCCGACTTCGAGGTCGTGCACGCCGTCGCCGATGCCCTCGGTGCCGACCTGGGCTGCCCCACCCCAGCCGCGGCTCTCGTGGAGTGCGGACGTGTGACACCTCTCCTCGCGGGTCTCTCGCACGAGCGGCTCGACCGGGAGGGGGCCGTGCCCTGGCCCTGCCCCGATCCGGACCGACCAGGCGAAAGAACTCTGTACGCCGACGAGTTCGCCACCTCCGACGGGCGCGCGCACCTGTCGGCGGCCCCCTATCTGCCGCCCGGCGAAGAACCGGACCAGGACTATCCTCTGGTGCTCGTCACCGGGCGTCGATGGGCCCACTACAACTCCGGGAGCATGACCCGACGCGGCGGCAACCTTCTTCTCGACCCGCACGACCGCCTGGACCTGCATCCGGAGGACGCCGCGCGGTTCGGTGTGCGGGACGGAACTCCGGTCATCGTCGAGAGCCGTCACGGACAGGCGCGACTCGTCGCCCGCGTAGGGATGGAGCTTGCTCCCGGGCAGGTCTTCTGCGCGTTCCACTTCCCGGCCAGTGGCGTCAACTCCCTCACCTCGGAGCATGCCGACACCGTGACCTCGTGTCCGGAGTACAAGGTCACGGCGGTACGGCTGCGTCGGACGGTGTCCGAGGACTGA
- a CDS encoding universal stress protein, whose product MTRSIVVGLDGTEQAKAAAEWAAEEALLRSTDVRLVYAKEPVPEAALSLVEWESEEPWAREMMARTAGELRERRPGLSVTSQVLASGPVPGLVAAAEESELLVLGSRALGSVAGYLLGSVGLTVAGVVERPVVLVRAVSADRAPRGPVVVGADVRQPVDSVLGFAFEEAARRHTQVLVVYVQQLPLHAGMGPGMVPDLRLSMGPEIERSVEVMLAPWRAKYPDVEAVARVAVGSAGLELVAEAREASLVVVGRRTRRSTLGAHIGSVAHAVLHHSPVPVALVPHD is encoded by the coding sequence ATGACGCGGAGCATCGTGGTCGGTCTGGACGGCACCGAACAAGCGAAGGCAGCCGCGGAGTGGGCGGCCGAGGAGGCGCTGCTGCGCAGCACGGACGTGCGTCTGGTCTACGCGAAGGAACCAGTACCGGAGGCCGCTCTGTCGCTTGTGGAGTGGGAGTCCGAGGAGCCGTGGGCCAGGGAGATGATGGCGCGCACCGCCGGTGAACTGCGTGAGCGCCGTCCCGGCCTGTCGGTGACCTCCCAGGTGCTGGCTTCGGGGCCCGTTCCGGGTCTCGTCGCCGCGGCCGAGGAGAGCGAGCTGCTGGTCCTCGGCTCACGGGCGCTGGGCAGTGTGGCCGGCTACCTGCTCGGTTCGGTCGGCCTGACGGTCGCCGGTGTCGTCGAGCGTCCCGTCGTGCTCGTACGGGCCGTGAGCGCGGACCGTGCTCCACGGGGCCCCGTCGTGGTCGGGGCCGATGTGCGGCAGCCCGTGGACTCCGTGCTGGGCTTCGCCTTCGAGGAAGCCGCGCGACGGCACACCCAGGTCCTCGTCGTGTACGTGCAGCAGCTCCCGCTGCACGCGGGAATGGGGCCCGGGATGGTCCCGGACCTGAGGCTTTCCATGGGGCCGGAGATCGAGCGTTCGGTGGAGGTCATGCTGGCACCGTGGCGGGCGAAGTATCCGGACGTCGAAGCGGTCGCCCGCGTGGCGGTCGGATCGGCCGGGCTCGAACTGGTGGCGGAAGCCCGGGAGGCCTCCCTCGTGGTGGTGGGCCGGCGTACCCGCCGTTCGACGCTCGGCGCGCACATCGGCAGTGTGGCCCACGCCGTCCTGCACCACAGCCCAGTGCCCGTGGCCCTCGTTCCCCACGACTGA
- a CDS encoding SHOCT domain-containing protein: MRDAVDRSMLLRTIARPGERPSGSRPATSAEQILGERLARGEIDEEEYRRRLTALRGGEP; this comes from the coding sequence GTGCGCGACGCTGTCGACCGCTCCATGCTCCTCCGCACCATTGCCCGCCCTGGGGAACGGCCGTCGGGGTCCCGGCCCGCGACGTCGGCCGAGCAGATCCTGGGCGAGCGACTGGCGCGCGGTGAGATCGACGAGGAGGAGTACCGTCGGCGCCTGACCGCCCTGCGCGGCGGGGAACCGTGA
- a CDS encoding CBS domain-containing protein, with protein MQHRTVFEVMTHDVVTAAPETSFKEIARLFADHDVSAVPVVDADRRLLGVVSEADLLRSTAELPDLEGRWAGVRLLSQERGMPDAETAAQLMTSPAVTAQANWNLVETARTMQRKAVKRLPVTDETGRLVGIISRSDLLRPFLRGDTAIRDEIEHDVLADTLRLAPDTIRVTVDDGVVRLTGRVDERADIRVIVRLCRSVDGVVALHESIEYAYDNLALDVEPPR; from the coding sequence ATGCAGCACCGCACGGTTTTCGAGGTGATGACCCACGATGTGGTCACCGCAGCCCCAGAGACCTCGTTCAAGGAGATCGCCCGGCTCTTCGCCGACCACGACGTCTCGGCGGTCCCGGTCGTCGACGCCGACCGACGCCTGCTCGGTGTGGTCTCGGAGGCCGACCTGCTGCGTTCCACCGCAGAGCTCCCCGACCTGGAGGGCCGTTGGGCGGGTGTCCGGCTGCTGTCCCAGGAGCGAGGGATGCCCGATGCGGAGACGGCCGCCCAGCTGATGACCTCGCCGGCCGTCACGGCACAGGCGAACTGGAATCTCGTCGAGACGGCTCGGACGATGCAGCGCAAGGCTGTGAAGAGACTGCCCGTGACCGACGAGACCGGTCGGCTCGTCGGGATCATCAGCCGTAGCGACCTGCTGCGGCCCTTCCTGCGCGGTGACACCGCGATCCGTGACGAGATCGAGCACGACGTCCTGGCCGACACGCTGCGCCTGGCCCCCGACACGATCCGCGTGACCGTCGACGACGGAGTCGTCAGGCTGACGGGCCGGGTCGACGAGCGCGCCGACATCCGCGTGATCGTACGGCTCTGCCGATCGGTCGACGGAGTCGTCGCCCTGCACGAGTCGATCGAGTACGCCTACGACAACCTCGCGCTCGACGTGGAGCCACCGCGATGA